The region GACGATCTGATCAAGGCCGCGAAACTCAGAGGTTGGTTCGTAACAGTCCTCTGGGAAGGGTTCTGTGGAATCTTTATTTTCAACACGCTGCTGATCGACGTGCTCGAACGTTGGAAGCTAAATCCGCCCCCCGACCTGCCCTATCCCGACATCATCGAATGGTCAAAACCACTCCCTCCGGAACAATGGGCCAAATGCTCCCCGGAACTGGAGGAAGCCATAGCCACGCGCGAGGCTGAACTGGCAGTTCAGTCCAAGGACGCGGGATGAGCACGCCACCGGCAGGCACCACGAAAAAACGGATGTTTTCGCGTAATGACTATCTGGCGCCATTGCCGATCCCTACGGGTAGAAAGCCCTCTGATGTGCTTAATATCATTTGGCGCAAGAACGAGGTGTTTCTCGATGTTGGAAATTACAGCATCGGTTCGGTGGTGATGATGCTGTGGCCGATGGTGATGGTAGTTCTAGCCATGTCTTTCTTCACTAGAAATCTCAATTCTGACTTCAGCCAAGATATTTTGATTCTCGGCTCCGTTATTGTCGGGATCCCAACGCTGTTTTTGATTCAATGTCTATTCCGCGAAGTGCCCTTACCCGTGCGCTTCAACCGCCAACGTCGAGAAGTCTGCGTCCCCCGCGAAGACGGCGAGTACTGGATCGTGCCTTGGGAAAGCGTCACCGCAGCCGCCACGCAGCAATCGTCGGTCAGCCAAGCTGGCAGAGCCACGATGGGTTTACTGATCGTTGGCTTCGAAAACCCTGACCCGCTGGCCAAGGAAGACAACAAACATTTCTCGCTAGGCTTCAACTGTGGCGGCGGCACTACGGCGATGGCGTTGTGGGAGTGCATGCGCAGTTACATGGAGATTGGTCCACACGCTGTTGAGGATCAAACCGCACGTTTCGACAGGTCAAAAGGAATATGGGCTACTTACCTGGAAGATCTGATCAAGGCCGCGAAACTCAGGGGGTGGTTAGTAACAGCCCTCTGGGAAGGGTTCTGCGGGATCTTCATTTTCAATACGCTGCTGATCGACGTGCTCGAACGTTGGAAGCTAAATCCGCCCCCCGACCTGCCCTATCCCGACATCACCGAATGGTCAAAACCACTACCCCCAGAACAATGGGCAAAACGCTCCCCGAAACTTGAAGAAGCCATCACCAAACGCGAGGCTGAACTGGCCGCGCAGGCAGAACAAGCGTTGCTCAAGGAGCGGGCTTAGAGACAATCGTGACCCAACTCCCCTCACTGCCAATCCCCGGTTGCGACGATCTACCGGACCACGACGTCTGCCTCCCGGCAAACCTGCGCCCCGACGCCAATCGCTTGATCCGCTATCTGCACGAGTTGCCGCATCGGCGAGTGCGTTATTGCCCTTGGTGCGGCAAAACCGATGTGACTCTCCAGACCCCTCTGGCCCGGCAACGGCTCCCGCGTTACTACTGCGGCTCCTGTCGTAAGAGTTGCAACAGTTTGAGCGATTCTCCTTTTGCAAACATGCACCGCATGGACCTGTGGTCTACGTTTGCGGTGTACCTGCTGGCCGGTTGGTCCAGCGTCCAGATAGCCTCTCGTTTGGGCGTGACCCCAAAGGTTTACTTCAACTGGGGGGCGGCGGTCGGTGAGGTGATGGCCGAGGAGTGTCCTGAGTTGTACCAGTGGTGGACGACACGCCATTACCGAAAAAACCTGCAACCGCCCGAGCACATTGCGCTGCAACAGCAAGCGGTTATCACGTGGATCGAGACGATGCTGAATGCGCAGCACGCGACATGCCCGAGGTGCGGGGGAGAGCGGACCTATCGAATTAAAGGCATTCGCCCGAAGTTCAAGTGCGATCCTTGTGTGACCTGCTTTTCCGTTTTGTCCGGGACGCCGCTGGTCGGGATGATCCGACCTGAACTCTGGGTTGATTTCGTGCAAGGGGTGATGGATGGCCTAAGTATCCCGGACCTTAAACGGCGCTCAGGGCTGGGCATGGGCGCCAGTACGCGTTGGCGTGAGCAGTTTTTGTTATTGATCGAAACGTTGGGGCACTCTGAACTGTTGCAATGGATCACCTGGATGCGCAGTCGTCGCAACCACGAAGCGGTCAGTTTTGTGCGTCAGGGTGGTCATCTGGACAAGGCCACGCGCTCCATTTATCCGCAAGGGACGCGCAAGGGCAGGTTTGTTTCCTGGCGGTAGGTGCTGCGAAAGCTGCGATCTTTTGAATTTTTGCTTTTGGGCAACACCTGTCGGACTGCTCCCATTGTGGCGAGGGAGCTTGCTCCCGTTTGAGTGCGCAGCGCTCACAAAAATCTTCAGTGACTGTCTGAGTTTTGGGGCTGCTTCGCAGCCCAGCGCGAGCAAGCTCGCTCGCCACAGGATTGGGCATCAAGACCCTTACTGAACCTTCGCCAAATCCCCTTTCAACGCAACGCCCGCCATGATCGCGCCAGCGTGGCATTCATAGTTCGTTGCATCCTTACGCTCATTGCTCTTGTAGAAGCTGACAATGTTGGTCACCGCGTTAGCACCAGCGCCCTTGGCCGCTTGGAACAGGCTGATGATGGCCGATTGCGCGACCCATTCGCAGGCGACTGCGTCGGTCTTGTTGAAGGCGTTGGTTTTCTTGTTGGTCACGGCGCCGGGGCTGACGACGGTGACGGTGCCGGTCGGGGTGTTGCCGGCCAGGTAGAATTTCACGCTGCCATCGATTTTGCCGGTGCGGGTGGCCTCGGCAACGGCTTTATCGAGAGGCAGGTACACCGTGGTGTCGCGGGCCTGGCTGACGGCCGGTAGGGCGCAGATCAGCAGGGTGGCGGCCGCGGCGAGTTTCTTGACGTGCATGGAGGTCTCCTTGACCTTGATTAATACGGTTACGACCAGCGGCGAAAGATCAGCGAGGTGTTGACGCCGCCGAAGGCGAAGTTGTTGTTCATTACGTACTGGTTGCTCATCTGCCGGAACTCGCCGCGCAGGTAGTCGAGCTTGCCGCAGTGCGGGTCGACCTCGTCGAGGTTGAAAGTGTGCACGTACAGGTCGCGGTTCATCATTTCGATGCTGAACCAGGATTCCAGCGCACCGCAGGCCCCGAGGGTGTGGCCGAGGAAGCTTTTCTGCGAGCTGATCGGCATGTGCTCGCCGAACAACGAACTGGTTGCCTGTGTTTCGGCGATGTCGCCCTGTTCGGTCGCGGTGCCGTGACCGTTTACGTAGCCGATGTCCGACGGCTGCAAACCGGCGTCTTCCAGGGCCAGTTCCATGGCGCGGCGCATGGTCGCTTGCTCTGGACGGGTGGTGTGCTGGCCATCGGCGTTGCTGCCGAAACCGACGAGTTCGGCATGGATGTGTGCGCCACGGGCCAAAGCGTGTTCGAGTTCTTCGAGCACCAACATGCCGCCGCCTTCACCGATCACCAGGCCGTCACGGTCCTTGTCGTACGGCCGTGGGCTGGTTTGCGGCGCGTCGTTTTTCAGGCTGGTGGCGTAGAGCGCGTCGAAGACCATCGCTTCGGTCGGGCACAGTTCTTCGGCGCCGCCGGCCAGCATCAGCGGCAAGCGGCCGAACTTGATCGACTCGTAGGCGTAGCCAATGCCCTGGCTGCCGCTGGTGCAGGCGCTGGACGTCGGGATCAACCGGCCGGTGAGGCCGAAGAAGATGCTGATATTCGCTGCTGTGGTGTGCGGCATCATCCGCACATAGGAGTTGGCGTTCAGGCCTTCGGCTACCGAGTTGAGCAGCATGTTGCCGAACGCTTTTATCTCGTCGGTGCTGCCGGTGGACGAACCACAGGCGACGCCCATGCGCCCGTCCTTGATCGATTCATCGCCCAACAGCCCCGCGTCGGCCAACGCTTGCTCAGCAGCACCCACAGCGAGCCGCGAGACGCGACCCATGCTGCGCAGTTGCTTGCGGGTCCAGTGACTTGGCACTTTGAAGTCATCGATCGGCCCGGCGAGACGGGTGTTGAGTTCAGTGAAGCGGTCCCACTCGTCCATCCGGCGAATGCCGCTGCGGTTGGCTTTGAAGTTGGCGGCGATGGTTTCCCAGTCGCTGCCCAGTGAGGTGATGCCGGCCATGCCGGTGACGACGACGCGCTTCATCAGCACAGGCCTCCGTTGACGGCCAGAACCTGCCGGGTGATGTACGAGGCTTCCGCCGACATCAGGAAATTCACCGCACCGGCCACCTCTTCAGGTGTGCCCATGCGTTGTGCGGGGATCATTTTCATCAGTTCTTCCACCGGCACGTTTTCGTCGAGCATGGCGGTGTCGATCAGGCCGGGTGCGACACAGTTAACGGTGATTTTGCGCTTGCCCAGTTCGATCGCCAACGCTTTCGCCGCGCCGATCAAACCCGCCTTGGAGGCGCTGTAGTTGACCTGGCCACGGTTGCCGATCAACCCGGAAACCGAGGTGATGCAAACAATTCGCCCGGCGGCGCGACGACGAATCATCGGCATCATCACCGGGTGCAGCACGTTGTAGAAACCGTCGAGGTTGGTGCGCATCACCACATCCCAATCATCCTCGCTCAGCGCCGGAAAAGCACCGTCGCGAGTCAACCCGGCGTTGAGCACCACGCCGTAATAGGCGCCGTGAGCTTCAACGTCAGCTTCGAGAATGGCTTTGCAACTGGCGCGGTCAGACACATCAAATTGCAGCACGCGGGCGTTGCGGCCCAGCGCTTCGATTTCGGCCTTCACGGCCTCGGCCTCGGCCAGACCGCTGCGGCAATGCAGCACGATGTCGTGGCCAGCCTGGGCCAGACGCAGGGCGATAGCGCGGCCAATGCCACGGCTGGAGCCGGTGACCAGTACGAATTCAGTCATCACTCGACTCCTTGGATTTCTTGAAGATATTGCGCCGCCTGGG is a window of Pseudomonas sp. 10S4 DNA encoding:
- a CDS encoding excinuclease — encoded protein: MHVKKLAAAATLLICALPAVSQARDTTVYLPLDKAVAEATRTGKIDGSVKFYLAGNTPTGTVTVVSPGAVTNKKTNAFNKTDAVACEWVAQSAIISLFQAAKGAGANAVTNIVSFYKSNERKDATNYECHAGAIMAGVALKGDLAKVQ
- a CDS encoding beta-ketoacyl-ACP synthase, with product MKRVVVTGMAGITSLGSDWETIAANFKANRSGIRRMDEWDRFTELNTRLAGPIDDFKVPSHWTRKQLRSMGRVSRLAVGAAEQALADAGLLGDESIKDGRMGVACGSSTGSTDEIKAFGNMLLNSVAEGLNANSYVRMMPHTTAANISIFFGLTGRLIPTSSACTSGSQGIGYAYESIKFGRLPLMLAGGAEELCPTEAMVFDALYATSLKNDAPQTSPRPYDKDRDGLVIGEGGGMLVLEELEHALARGAHIHAELVGFGSNADGQHTTRPEQATMRRAMELALEDAGLQPSDIGYVNGHGTATEQGDIAETQATSSLFGEHMPISSQKSFLGHTLGACGALESWFSIEMMNRDLYVHTFNLDEVDPHCGKLDYLRGEFRQMSNQYVMNNNFAFGGVNTSLIFRRWS
- the fabG gene encoding 3-oxoacyl-ACP reductase FabG, encoding MTEFVLVTGSSRGIGRAIALRLAQAGHDIVLHCRSGLAEAEAVKAEIEALGRNARVLQFDVSDRASCKAILEADVEAHGAYYGVVLNAGLTRDGAFPALSEDDWDVVMRTNLDGFYNVLHPVMMPMIRRRAAGRIVCITSVSGLIGNRGQVNYSASKAGLIGAAKALAIELGKRKITVNCVAPGLIDTAMLDENVPVEELMKMIPAQRMGTPEEVAGAVNFLMSAEASYITRQVLAVNGGLC